Genomic window (Gimesia sp.):
AAAATTCATCTAATCAGTGATCATCCCGATTTACCGGATATCGAGGTCAGTGTTGATGAGTTACCCGTTGTAATGGGAAGAAGTAACAATTGTGATCTGCGTGTGCTGGATCCGATGATGAGCCGCCAGCAGTGTGAATTGACCTTCCTGAACAACTCCGTTCGCGTACGTGACCTGGAATCGACCAACGGTACGATCGTGAACTCGGAAACCGTGCATGAAGCTCCCCTCTACCCGGGCGATATTCTGACCATCGGAATGGCCAACTATGTCATCAGTTACTATGATGGCGAAGGTCAGGAAAGTTTCGAAGAGAGCTATTTCTCCGAGAACCCGGTTTAACAATTCCGCCTGAAGGCGGACCTCTCCCCTGGCTGACAG
Coding sequences:
- a CDS encoding FHA domain-containing protein — its product is MKIHLISDHPDLPDIEVSVDELPVVMGRSNNCDLRVLDPMMSRQQCELTFLNNSVRVRDLESTNGTIVNSETVHEAPLYPGDILTIGMANYVISYYDGEGQESFEESYFSENPV